The Shewanella pealeana ATCC 700345 genome contains the following window.
CGGCGGTAACAGGGGTTCGAATCCCCTTGGGGATACCACTATTTATAATGATTAGACTTCGGTCTGGTTGTTTAAGCGTTAAGTACTAGCCTACAGAACTTAATGAGTATTCACTCTTTGCAGAGTCTAATGCAGTCCGGGTCCCCATCGTCTAGAGGCCTAGGACACCGCCCTTTCACGGCGGTAACAGGGGTTCGAATCCCCTTGGGGATACCACTATTTATAATGATTAGACTTCGGTCTGGTTATTCAAGCGTTAAGTACTAGCCTACAGAACTTAATGAGTATTCACTCTTTGCAGAGTCTAATGCAGTCCGGGTCCCCATCGTCTAGAGGCCTAGGACACCGCCCTTTCACGGCGGTAACAGGGGTTCGAATCCCCTTGGGGATACCACTATTTACAAATTCGTGTTAGAAATAACATGAATATTTACCAGAAATGGGGCCTTAGCTCAGCTGGGAGAGCGCAACACTGGCAGTGTTGAGGTCAGCGGTTCGATCCCGCTAGGCTCCACCATTTTACTGATTTAAATTAGTAAGTAATTAAACCACCTTTGGGTGGTTTTTTTATGCCTGTAATTTGTAGCCATTCTTATACCAATCAATATAAAGATTTGGTTGCTCAACGAGGTTTAGCGGTTATGAGGGGAGGTCATTAAGTGCTCCTCGGTAACAGCCCCTGCGTTACTCTCGATAATAGCTCCTGCATTATCCTACTTTCGGTCATCCTTGGTCTCGTACCTCCGATATCCATATAGTCTTGCATTAATGAGATTCGCAGCATCTGACCTCCAAGGATGGAGGAAATGTCTTATGTATGTCTGGAACATACAAGACCATGCTTCTCGCAACGAGTGAAGATCACAGTTGTACTATGGTTTAGCTCGTTAGCACTGCATCAAAGCCGTAAAGATTAGCCATTCTGGAGCGTTTTTGTCTGCCTACTTCTGCGTGAACTGCTTTACAAGGGAATAACCTTTCTTTCAACTATTCGCCTTGAATTAGTTTGCCAAAAACATTCTGAGTAGATCAACTTCTTATACTGATTGGTATTAAGAGCAGCAGGGCGTTTATGGCGAGTAGAGAGTACGTAGTGATTACAGATACTGTGAATAACTAGCAATAAGTTATACCAATCAGTATAAAGATTTGGTCGCTCAGCGAGAGTTTAGCGGCACTGAGGCAAGGCAACGAGTGAAGAGCATAGTTATTCTACGTTTAAGCTCGTTAACGCAGTATCAGAGCCGCTAAAACTCGCCATTCTGGAGCGTTTTTGGCTGCCTACTTCTACGTTGAACAACTTCACAAGGGAACAACCATTCTGTCAGTTATTCACCTTGAATTAGTTTGCCAAAAAACGCTCTGAGTAGATCAACTTCTTATACTGATTGGTATTAGTCTGGGCTAACGTATAAAAACCATCATCACTGATGGCTTTTGTACTGAACACTTGAAGCGTAAAGAGTGAGAAGTGTAAAAACTTGACTACTAATACTAATCGACACCAAGAAACCCACCAGTTTGGTGGGCCCAAAGCTGTGCGTAGATCCCACCTGAGCTAATTAACTCTTGGTGTGTGCCTTGCTCAACGATTTTACCTTCATCCAAAACAATTAATCTGTCCATAGCGGCAATAGTGGATAATCGGTGTGCGATAGCAATGACCGTTTTACCTTGCATCAGCTGATATAAGCTTTCTTGAATTGCGGCTTCTACTTCTGAATCGAGCGCTGATGTGGCCTCGTCCAGAAGTAGGATAGGGGCATTCTTTAGTAAAACGCGTGCAATAGCAATGCGTTGACGTTGTCCTCCTGAGAGTTTAACCCCGCGTTCTCCTACTTGAGCGTCGAGTCCGATATTACCTTCAGGATCGCTCAAGGTCTGAATAAATTCATACGCTTGGGAGTGTCTGATTGCCGCGTCAAGCTCCTCTTCGTTTGCGTCAGGATTACCATAGAGGATGTTTTCGCGAATAGAGCGGTGTAATAACGAGGTATCTTGCGTCACCATACCAATGTGCGCACGCAAAGAGTCTTGCTTAACTTGGGTAATGTTTTGCTTGTCGATAGCAATACTACCTGACTCAACATCATGAAAACGCATTAAAAGATTCACAAGAGTAGACTTACCAGCCCCCGATCGGCCCACTAAGCCTACTTTTTCCCCTGGCTTGATATTAAGGTTTAAATTATCGATAACGCCGGTATTCTCGCCATAGTGAAAGCATACGTTATCAAAATCGATCCTACCTTTACTGACGTTAAGCTCTGGAGCATTGTCGATATCATTAATATCGGTTGGCTTTGATAATGTATTCATACCGTCAGCCACAGTGCCAATATTTTCAAATAATGAGCTAATCTCCCACATGATCCATTGCGACATACCATTGAGTCGAAGTGCAAGACTGATTGCAATCGCAATAGCACCGACGGTGATAGCATCACCTTGCCATAGCCAAATCGACACTGCTGCAATTGAAAAAGCCAGTATGTAATTGATGACTTGAACACTGACATTTATCCAAGTGACCAAGCGCATTTGTCTATACACTGTTTCTAAAAAGGTGCGCATGCTGCCTTTGGCATATTCCGCTTCTTTTTGGGTATGTGAAAACAACTTTACCGTTGCAATATTGGTGTAACTGTCGACGATACGACCAGTCATGGTTGAGCGTGCATCAGCTTGTTCAGTCGATACCTTTTTGAGCTGAGGTAAAAAGCGCATTTGCAAAGCCACATATACTGCTAACCAGATCAGCATAGGTACCATCAGGCGTAAATCGGCTTTGGCTATCATCACCACCATAGAGGTGAAATAGACTAGGATATAAACCAGCACATCTAATAACTTAGTAACCGTTTCCCGAACCGCAAGCGAGGTTTGCATTACTTTAGTAGCGACTCTGCCTGCAAAGTCATTTTGGTAAAATGAAACACTCTGCTTTAACAGGTAGCGATGAGCTAGCCATCTAATTGACATGGGGTAATTACCCAATAGCCCTTGATAAACAATTAACGCATGTAACAAGGTGAGCAGTGGGATCACCACGAGAACCAGCAGGGTCATGCCAAGTAATCGTGCACCTTCTTGTTCGAACAAGGTCTCAGGTTCATGTTTAACCAGCAAATCCACCAGATCGCCCATAAAACCAAAAAGTGACACTTCAAGGATCGCCAACATTGCGGTGAGAATTGACATAATAACCAGCGGGACTTCAAAGCCACGAGTGTAATGGCGGCAAAATGCATAGATCCCTTTAGGGGGCTGTTGTGGCTCTTCGCTTGGGAGCGGGTCAACCCAAGACTCAAATCGTTTGAACATGTTTTTACTCAATGATTAAATGCGCGTTAGAAAACTCTAATGAAAGACAGCATATAGGAATAGCAGGCTTAAGTGTAAATAAAGCAATGAATTAATATAGAGTTCCGTTTTCCGCTAGTGATGCAAAGGCTTGTTGCGTAAGATTGGTGTTATCAACCTAATTGTAGGACTGTAAATGTTAGTTCAAGAGTGCCAGCTTGATAAAGACGCTTGCCGTAAAGCAAGGCTTGCTCGAGATCCGCGATTTGACGGCCAGTTTTTTATTGGCGTGCTTACAACTAAAATTTATTGCAGACCAATATGCCCGGCAGTCAGTCCGAAAGAGCAAAATGTTCGCTATTTTGATAATGCGATACAAGCTGCAAATGCCGGACTACGCCCGTGTTTACGTTGCCGACCAGATTCAGCCCCCAAGTCTTATGCATGGCAAGGCACACAAACTACCTTAGACAGAGCTAAAGCATTAATTGATGCAGGCACGTTGTCAGGCACAGAAGGGCAGAGTGTAGAAGCCTTATCTGAACGTCTTGGGATAAGTAGTCGCTACTTGCGTAGACTGTTTAACGATAAAATGGGGATTTCCGTAAAAGGGTATAACCAGTATCGACAACTTCTGCTTGCGAAACAGTTATTACATCAGACTGAGTTACCAATCACCCAAGTGGCATTTGCGGCTGGCTTTACTAGTATTCGACGCTTTAATGAAGCTTTCCAGCAAACATTGCAGCTAACCCCATCAGAATTACGAAAAGAAAATGCTAAGCCTAATAGGGAACATCGAGTAAGTACTGAGCTAACACCTAATAGCACCAACCAGAATAAAGGGTTAGTGGCGTTGAAACTACAGATGAGTTTCAGGCCACCTTTTTCATGGGCTAAGCAGCATCATTTTTATCAGGTGCGTGCCGTCACTCATATGGAGTGGCTAGCTGATGAACTTAGCTATGGTCGTAGCTTTACGATTAACGGGGTAAGTGGTTATTTTTCCGCAAAGCTCGATGCTAGCAAGCATCAGTTTAACGTCGAGATTGTACTCGAGAATGAATCTGGGCTGGTGCAGCTTAGTGCAGTCATTAATGGCATTCGCCGAGTGTTGGATCTTGATGCCAATATTAGTCAGATTGACAATGTGCTCGAAACCATTACACCCCTAGCAGGACAAATGACTCAAGGGCTGAGACTACCTGGTGTTTGGTCTGTGTTTGAGGCTGGCTGCAGGGCGGTTTTAGGTCAGCAAGTCAGTATTGTACAAGCTTCGAAGTTACTTAATCAGTTAGTGCTCGCTTATGGTGAAGAGCGCCTTATTGGTGACAAACGTGTTAAGTTATTTCCAACGCCAGAAGTGATAGCCAAAGCGGAACTGACAGAGTTAAAAATCCCTGGTGCTAGAAGAAACGCCCTTAATGCGTTAGCTCAATTTGTCTATGAGCATCCGGATGCAGTACCTGATTCATGGCTCACAATCAAAGGTATAGGGCCGTGGACTATTGCCTATGCAAAAATGCGTGGATTGAGCGATCCCAATATTCTGTTGTGCGGCGATCTTGTCGTGAAAAAGCGAGTGTTGGCCTTATATTCTGAGCATAGTGAAAATAGTGGTAGTGATTACTCAGCCATTAGCCAAAAGCTCGCTCAAATTAGTACCCCTTGGGGGAGCTATTTAACTTTTCAGTTGTGGAACTTGTCATGAATAAACAATCACAACCTTTGGTGAAACTCAATTTTGAATCAGATTATGGAGTGATTTCCTTATGCGCAAATGAAACAGGGATCACTCATTTAAATTTTATTCCTCAAATTGATAGTGAATGGCAGTCTAGGGAAGTTGATAACCAGTTGCTTGAAAATAATCGTGTCCAAAGCTCGATTGGCTCAGTGAGTGAGCCGGCATTAGAGCAAAGAGCAAGTGCGCATCTATTACAGGCAAAACAGGAGCTTTGTGAGTATTTTTCCGGTACGCGACGTCACTTTGATGTAGCCTTAGCGCCTAAGGGCACCGAGTTTCAACAGCAAGTATGGCACGCGTTAACAGAGCTAGATTATGGGCAAAGTTGCAGCTACGCCGATATCGCGATGAAAATCGCAAGGCCAAAAGCTGTGCGCGCAGTGGGTACGGCAAACGGCGCTAATCCTATTGCGATTATTGTGCCTTGCCATAGAGTGATAGGGAAAAATGGCACGTTAACCGGTTATGCTTACGGGCTAGAGCTAAAACAAAAATTACTCAGTCTTGAGGGCTTATCAGTTTAGAATAAATGGTTTATTTTCCTTTTAAACATAACTTGTAAGGCTCGGGAAGTTCCCTCAAGCTGCACACTAAGAAAGATAAGCTTTTAAAGTGATATTAGCGTAGAATAAGCGCCTTATTTTTGATTAGGCGTTTACCCGTAAATTATGACTCAGCCAGTATCTTCAACCGACCAAGTAGCAACGCAAACTGTAGCGGACACACAAGCTCACAGTGACTTTACCCAACTAGGGCTAATCCCTGAGTTGCTTGAAACACTTAAACTGCTGAGTTATACAAAGCCGACAGCGATTCAATCGCATATTATTCCGGCGGTTTTGGACGGGAAAGATGTGCTAGGCGGCGCTAAAACGGGTTCGGGTAAAACAGCTGCTTTTGCTCTACCTATCATTCAAAAGCTTGCTAAGGCATCACCTCGTAAAGCGGGCGGTAATTTTGTCTCTTGTTTGGTGTTAGTGCCTACTCGTGAGCTAGCACAGCAAGTTGCCGACAGCTTTATGCGCTATTCGCAGTTGATTAAACCTAACCTAAAAACCCTTGCGGTTTATGGTGGCGTGTCAACTAATGTGCAAATGCAAAGCTTACGTGGCGGCGCCGATATTGTTGTGGCTACACCGGGGCGTTTAATCGATCTGATTTCAAGTAATGCGCTTAAGCTAGATAACACCACGACTTTGGTTTTGGATGAAGCCGATCGCATGTTGAGCCTAGGTTTTACTGAAGAGCTGAACGAGCTTTTAGCTAAGCTACCTAAAACTAAGCAAACCTTATTGTTCTCAGCCACTTTCCCTGAAGAAGTGCGCGAGCTTACCGATTCGCTATTGAATAACCCTGTAGAAGTACAGTTACAAAGTAGCGAAGAGAGCACACTGGTTCAACGCGTTATTACCGTTAATCGTAACCGTAAAACGGCTTTGTTAGCTCAATTGATTAAAGATAATCAGTGGCAACAGGTGCTTATCTTTGCTAGCGCAAAATATAGCTGTAACCGTTTGGCGCAAAAATTAGAAAATGCAGGCATTACTGCCGAAGTATTTCATAGTGATAAAGGGCAGGGTGCCCGTAACCGTGTACTTGAGGAGTTCAAGTCAGGCGAAATAAGCGTGCTTATCGCGACGGATATCGCTGCCCGTGGTATCGATATTGAAAAACTACCAATAGTGATTAACTTCGAATTACCTAGAAGTCCTGTTGATTATATGCACCGTATCGGTCGAAGCGGTCGTGCGGGTGAAGCGGGCTTAGCAATGAGCTTGATTTCTCACGATGAATATCAGCACTTTAAGTTGATCGAGAAGAAAAATAAGCTGAGATTAGAGCGCGAGCAGATCCCTGGCTTTGAAGCCGATCTTGAAGCGCCAGAAGACTGCCCATCACGTGAAGTTAAGCCGATGGCAAAGCCTGCTGGCACGGGGAAAAAACACCGTAATAAATTACCGAAAGCCAATGCCGAACTTTGGGGCAAGAAGTCTTAAATCTCGCTATTAATGGCGTAAAACCTTCTAGCGACTGAACATGAAATGGACTCTATACGAGTCCATTTTTTTAGCAAATAAGTCTGGTTTTGTGGTTTAGCGCCATTTTTTGACAATATCCACTTAGCTCAGTAATAAAGCGATAGCACAAGATATAGGCTTTAGGTATTCTCTTGGCGATTAAACCTTATTTGAAACTCAAAATATATTTTAGGAAAAACTATGCAGCACCTATTTTGGTTAGTTGAGGGACAAATTGCAGGACGCAGTGGACCCAATAAAGATCCTTGGGATCTGCTCGAGTTAAAGGCTGCCGGTTTCGATGCCATTTTATCTGTTAATAACGGTGAAGATTGTATTGAGGCTGAATTGACCGCCGCTGGATTAGATTACTTATGCGTACCTTTCTCTCGCAATATACCGCCTAAGGCGGAAGACTTAGATTATTGTGTTGAACAGGTTCCAAAAGCATTGGCGTTTATCCGTGAATGCGAAGCGCAGGATAAAACGGTACTCATTCATTGCCGCTCGGGTAAAGATAGAACGGGCCTCATCATGGCTTATTACTTGATGGATAATGGTGCCGCTCCACTTCATGCCGTAAGTCAAGTTAGAGCCATACGTGACATCGCATTTAGCGCCGAAGGTTGGGATCAATTTGCTTTTGATGTGCTTTATGCGCTACAAGAGTAATTAATACCCAGCAATAGAATAAAAGAATGAATGCAAATGGATTGCAGTCGCTTATCTTTTTAAGAAGTGTTTTTCTTTGGGCAGCTATTACTGTGCTAGTTGGCTGCCAATCTTCTCCTGTTTACCCCGATAAACCTATTACCACTAAGCTAACCGCTCAAGCTGAGTGGCCGTTGGTTCAATATGTTCAAGCCGATGTAGAAGCGCACCCCGAGCAAACTGGTGTGCTGCCCCTCGCCGACGGTATTGATGCCTTTATCGCACGTCTCGCCTTAGTTAATGCCGCTACAGCCAGTATCGATCTGCAGTACTACATTTACCGTGGAGATGATACTGGTAGATTATTAATTTGGCATTTAATAGAGGCCGCTGACCGCGGTGTCAGAGTCCGTATTCTGCTCGATGATATGGCTGTTAAAGATGCCGATGAAGCGCTAGTGATGCTTGCTGAGCATGACAATATTCAGGTGCGCTTATATAACCCCTCGTTCGAGAGAGATTTTCGCAACATCGCCTTCGTTGCAGGTTTTTCCAGATTGAACCATCGCATGCACAATAAGTCGTTAACGGTAGATAACACCATTAGCGTGGTAGGAGGGCGTAATATTGGCAATGAGTATTTTTCAAATGATACAGATGTTGAATTTGGCGATTTTGATTTAATGGCGATAGGAGGTGCCGTCGATGAGGTGTCTCAACAGTTTGATCTGTATTGGAATGCACCATTAACAGTAGAGATTAATGCGCTGAGCTCCCACAGTGTGACAGCAGAAGATATCGCCGATGCCTTGGAAGCTGTTGAGTCAGAAAAAGCAGATTATCAATCTAATCCATATATAGCTCGTTTGCTAAATAGCCAATTGATAAGTCAAATGCAGAATCATTCATTGCATTGGTTCTGGGGGCCTGCAAAGCTGGTTTATGATCTGCCGGATAAGCAAAATCATCAGTCTCAAGAAGACAATATTCTCTCTGATCTTGGGGAGTATTTAGAGCTGGCAACAGATGAAGTACTAATTGTATCGCCTTACTTTGTACCCACTCGAATAGGTACAAAAAGTATTGTTGAATCGGCTAAATCTGGGATTGATATTACTATATTGACTAATAGCTTAGCTGCTACCGATGTATTGGCTGTTCACGCTGGTTACCGGCAATATCGCCAGCCGTTATTGGAGGCCGGTGTAAAGATTTATGAAGTGAAAGCTAACCCCAAGCAGAAGAAAAACAGTAGTTGGAGCGGCAGCTCTAAGAGTAGCTTACATGCCAAAACGTTTGTCACAGATAGGTTATCAGTTTTTGTCGGGTCCTTTAACTTCGATCCTCGGTCTGCATGGTTGAATACCGAGATGGGGTTGATCATAGATAACCAAGAGCTAGCAGCTGGTGTGGTCGACGCGATAGAAGCAAGCTTAGCAAAAAATACCTATCGCTTAGGGATTGAGAGGGGGGAAATCGTCTGGTTCGATGATTTTAGTCAACGAAAAGTTTACACAGAGCCTGATGCAGGCCTGTGGCGAAAGTTTCTAGTGGATTGCATCGCATTATTGCCGATTGAGTCCCAGCTTTAATTGTTTGCGTATGGTGATTGAGTTAGAGTTTGCTCAAACTATTATAGATAGCGAGTGGCAGGATTTAAATGGATGCAATAACGGGGAAAAAAATGAAGAGTAAGGCGAGCCAATCTCAAGGTTTACTCCTGTTTCAGCTTTCTCTGACACAGTTATTTGCACTGGGCACTTTGAAAATACGCGAGTTGGTTCCTTATACACCATTAAGCGTGATCCCTCATTCTCACCCTACCATTTTAGGTGCGGCCAACATACGCGGTACTACCATCCCTATCGTCGATATGGCTGCCGCAGTGGGATATCGACCGATTAGCGACGAGGAACTGAAAGATAGCTATATTATCATTACCGATTGCCAAAGAATGGTGATTGGCTTTCTTGTGCGTTCAATCGATAAGATTATCGAGTGTAACTGGCGTGATATTGAGAAACCACCGAGTAATTTAGGCAAGAATGCTTACCTGACAGGGGTGACAAAAATTGATGGTAAGTTGGTGCAATTACTGGATGTGGAATTACTCCTTTCTAAAGTCTTCCCGGCCAGTCCTGAAACGACTCGCGCTATTTTGACGGATGTTCAGCGTGAATATTTAAAGCCGCTCAATATTTTACTGGTTGACGACTCTA
Protein-coding sequences here:
- a CDS encoding ABC transporter ATP-binding protein; translation: MFKRFESWVDPLPSEEPQQPPKGIYAFCRHYTRGFEVPLVIMSILTAMLAILEVSLFGFMGDLVDLLVKHEPETLFEQEGARLLGMTLLVLVVIPLLTLLHALIVYQGLLGNYPMSIRWLAHRYLLKQSVSFYQNDFAGRVATKVMQTSLAVRETVTKLLDVLVYILVYFTSMVVMIAKADLRLMVPMLIWLAVYVALQMRFLPQLKKVSTEQADARSTMTGRIVDSYTNIATVKLFSHTQKEAEYAKGSMRTFLETVYRQMRLVTWINVSVQVINYILAFSIAAVSIWLWQGDAITVGAIAIAISLALRLNGMSQWIMWEISSLFENIGTVADGMNTLSKPTDINDIDNAPELNVSKGRIDFDNVCFHYGENTGVIDNLNLNIKPGEKVGLVGRSGAGKSTLVNLLMRFHDVESGSIAIDKQNITQVKQDSLRAHIGMVTQDTSLLHRSIRENILYGNPDANEEELDAAIRHSQAYEFIQTLSDPEGNIGLDAQVGERGVKLSGGQRQRIAIARVLLKNAPILLLDEATSALDSEVEAAIQESLYQLMQGKTVIAIAHRLSTIAAMDRLIVLDEGKIVEQGTHQELISSGGIYAQLWAHQTGGFLGVD
- a CDS encoding AlkA N-terminal domain-containing protein, whose protein sequence is MLVQECQLDKDACRKARLARDPRFDGQFFIGVLTTKIYCRPICPAVSPKEQNVRYFDNAIQAANAGLRPCLRCRPDSAPKSYAWQGTQTTLDRAKALIDAGTLSGTEGQSVEALSERLGISSRYLRRLFNDKMGISVKGYNQYRQLLLAKQLLHQTELPITQVAFAAGFTSIRRFNEAFQQTLQLTPSELRKENAKPNREHRVSTELTPNSTNQNKGLVALKLQMSFRPPFSWAKQHHFYQVRAVTHMEWLADELSYGRSFTINGVSGYFSAKLDASKHQFNVEIVLENESGLVQLSAVINGIRRVLDLDANISQIDNVLETITPLAGQMTQGLRLPGVWSVFEAGCRAVLGQQVSIVQASKLLNQLVLAYGEERLIGDKRVKLFPTPEVIAKAELTELKIPGARRNALNALAQFVYEHPDAVPDSWLTIKGIGPWTIAYAKMRGLSDPNILLCGDLVVKKRVLALYSEHSENSGSDYSAISQKLAQISTPWGSYLTFQLWNLS
- a CDS encoding methylated-DNA--[protein]-cysteine S-methyltransferase codes for the protein MNKQSQPLVKLNFESDYGVISLCANETGITHLNFIPQIDSEWQSREVDNQLLENNRVQSSIGSVSEPALEQRASAHLLQAKQELCEYFSGTRRHFDVALAPKGTEFQQQVWHALTELDYGQSCSYADIAMKIARPKAVRAVGTANGANPIAIIVPCHRVIGKNGTLTGYAYGLELKQKLLSLEGLSV
- a CDS encoding DEAD/DEAH box helicase encodes the protein MTQPVSSTDQVATQTVADTQAHSDFTQLGLIPELLETLKLLSYTKPTAIQSHIIPAVLDGKDVLGGAKTGSGKTAAFALPIIQKLAKASPRKAGGNFVSCLVLVPTRELAQQVADSFMRYSQLIKPNLKTLAVYGGVSTNVQMQSLRGGADIVVATPGRLIDLISSNALKLDNTTTLVLDEADRMLSLGFTEELNELLAKLPKTKQTLLFSATFPEEVRELTDSLLNNPVEVQLQSSEESTLVQRVITVNRNRKTALLAQLIKDNQWQQVLIFASAKYSCNRLAQKLENAGITAEVFHSDKGQGARNRVLEEFKSGEISVLIATDIAARGIDIEKLPIVINFELPRSPVDYMHRIGRSGRAGEAGLAMSLISHDEYQHFKLIEKKNKLRLEREQIPGFEADLEAPEDCPSREVKPMAKPAGTGKKHRNKLPKANAELWGKKS
- a CDS encoding dual specificity protein phosphatase family protein codes for the protein MQHLFWLVEGQIAGRSGPNKDPWDLLELKAAGFDAILSVNNGEDCIEAELTAAGLDYLCVPFSRNIPPKAEDLDYCVEQVPKALAFIRECEAQDKTVLIHCRSGKDRTGLIMAYYLMDNGAAPLHAVSQVRAIRDIAFSAEGWDQFAFDVLYALQE
- a CDS encoding phospholipase D family protein, which encodes MNANGLQSLIFLRSVFLWAAITVLVGCQSSPVYPDKPITTKLTAQAEWPLVQYVQADVEAHPEQTGVLPLADGIDAFIARLALVNAATASIDLQYYIYRGDDTGRLLIWHLIEAADRGVRVRILLDDMAVKDADEALVMLAEHDNIQVRLYNPSFERDFRNIAFVAGFSRLNHRMHNKSLTVDNTISVVGGRNIGNEYFSNDTDVEFGDFDLMAIGGAVDEVSQQFDLYWNAPLTVEINALSSHSVTAEDIADALEAVESEKADYQSNPYIARLLNSQLISQMQNHSLHWFWGPAKLVYDLPDKQNHQSQEDNILSDLGEYLELATDEVLIVSPYFVPTRIGTKSIVESAKSGIDITILTNSLAATDVLAVHAGYRQYRQPLLEAGVKIYEVKANPKQKKNSSWSGSSKSSLHAKTFVTDRLSVFVGSFNFDPRSAWLNTEMGLIIDNQELAAGVVDAIEASLAKNTYRLGIERGEIVWFDDFSQRKVYTEPDAGLWRKFLVDCIALLPIESQL
- a CDS encoding chemotaxis protein; protein product: MKSKASQSQGLLLFQLSLTQLFALGTLKIRELVPYTPLSVIPHSHPTILGAANIRGTTIPIVDMAAAVGYRPISDEELKDSYIIITDCQRMVIGFLVRSIDKIIECNWRDIEKPPSNLGKNAYLTGVTKIDGKLVQLLDVELLLSKVFPASPETTRAILTDVQREYLKPLNILLVDDSKVARKQLSDALESINIPYQVTADGKEALLIMEQAERENRAIDILVSDIEMPGLDGYELAFEVKNNPAIAPAYIILHTSLSSEISVSQAHQVGANEALTKFDAHELIEAMLRGAEKATAMTNV